One window of Pectobacterium carotovorum genomic DNA carries:
- the iolB gene encoding 5-deoxy-glucuronate isomerase → MSRLLSRHRVPDEHGRTQHITPETAGWRYVGFEVYQLAPEQVLSLPASDNERCLVLVSGKATVVTPGERFEQIGDRMSPFERRKPYAVYVTSGETITVTAHTALELAVCAAPGFCTHPTRLIAPQDIDAEQRGVGNNQRYVHNILPEDKAADSLLVVEVYTDEGCTSSYPSHKHDVDSPPQETYLEETYYHRLNPEQGFCLQRVYTDDRSLDECMAVYDRDVVQVPRGYHPVATIAGYDSYYLNVMAGPTRQWRFTWEADHQWINSPEYADKHRQGKV, encoded by the coding sequence ATGTCCCGACTATTATCACGCCATCGCGTCCCTGACGAACACGGACGGACGCAGCACATCACACCGGAAACTGCGGGTTGGCGCTACGTGGGGTTCGAGGTATATCAATTGGCACCGGAACAAGTGCTATCGCTGCCCGCCAGCGATAACGAACGCTGTCTGGTGCTAGTCAGCGGCAAGGCAACGGTGGTCACGCCAGGTGAGCGCTTTGAGCAGATTGGCGACAGAATGAGCCCGTTTGAGCGCAGAAAACCCTATGCGGTTTATGTCACGTCTGGAGAGACGATTACGGTGACGGCACACACGGCGCTGGAGCTGGCGGTTTGCGCCGCACCGGGATTCTGCACGCATCCGACCCGGCTGATTGCCCCGCAGGATATCGATGCCGAGCAGCGTGGCGTCGGCAATAACCAGCGCTATGTGCATAATATTTTGCCGGAGGACAAAGCGGCCGACAGCCTGTTGGTGGTCGAAGTGTACACCGATGAAGGCTGCACCAGCTCTTATCCCAGCCACAAGCACGATGTCGACAGTCCGCCGCAGGAAACCTATCTGGAAGAAACCTACTACCATCGTTTGAATCCAGAACAGGGATTCTGCCTGCAACGTGTCTATACCGATGACCGTTCATTAGATGAATGTATGGCGGTCTACGATAGGGACGTGGTGCAGGTGCCGCGTGGCTATCACCCGGTTGCCACCATTGCAGGCTATGACAGCTACTATCTGAATGTGATGGCAGGCCCGACGCGCCAGTGGCGTTTCACCTGGGAAGCGGATCACCAGTGGATCAACAGTCCCGAGTATGCGGATAAGCATAGGCAGGGCAAGGTGTAG
- a CDS encoding type II toxin-antitoxin system ParD family antitoxin: MRTTQQMSITLPNEMAAQVKARVARGEYASESEVIREGLRALIARDNAVENWLQEQVVPAWNALQRGETESLSSSDIRNRLKAEFRKMTGEE, from the coding sequence ATGAGAACAACACAGCAGATGAGTATAACGCTGCCAAATGAAATGGCTGCGCAGGTGAAAGCCCGAGTTGCCCGCGGTGAATACGCGTCAGAAAGTGAGGTTATTCGGGAAGGACTTCGAGCGCTGATTGCACGCGATAATGCAGTAGAGAATTGGCTGCAGGAACAAGTCGTTCCCGCCTGGAACGCGCTGCAACGCGGTGAAACAGAAAGCCTCAGCAGTAGCGACATTAGGAACAGATTAAAAGCCGAGTTCAGGAAGATGACCGGAGAAGAGTAA
- a CDS encoding ABC transporter ATP-binding protein — translation MSEATLVLNNVHVAYGHKHNVHHVLNGFSMEVAAGELACLLGASGCGKTTALRAIAGFEHLTQGTIHVGGRCVAGPAVHLPPEQRNVGMVFQDYALFPHLTAAQNIAFGLRKQPKDLQQSRVRAMLELVDLVSLAQRYPHEMSGGQQQRIALARALAPQPAVLLLDEPLSSLDPDSRKRLGQEVRDILHNAGQTALLVTHSEQEAELMASHIGYLKAGKLDNISVNRDV, via the coding sequence GTGTCTGAGGCTACACTCGTTCTGAATAATGTCCACGTCGCCTACGGGCACAAGCATAATGTTCATCATGTGCTGAACGGTTTTTCTATGGAAGTTGCCGCGGGCGAACTGGCCTGCCTGCTGGGGGCATCAGGATGCGGTAAAACCACGGCTTTACGCGCAATTGCGGGTTTTGAGCACCTGACTCAGGGAACGATTCACGTCGGTGGGCGCTGCGTGGCGGGCCCGGCCGTGCATCTGCCGCCGGAACAGCGCAACGTCGGGATGGTGTTTCAGGACTATGCCCTGTTTCCCCACCTGACCGCCGCGCAGAATATTGCCTTTGGCCTGAGAAAACAGCCGAAAGATCTTCAGCAGTCGCGCGTGCGCGCCATGCTTGAACTGGTCGATCTCGTCTCACTGGCACAGCGCTATCCGCATGAAATGTCCGGCGGACAACAGCAGCGTATTGCACTCGCGCGGGCGCTGGCTCCGCAGCCCGCCGTGCTGCTGCTCGATGAACCGCTATCCAGCCTCGATCCCGACAGCCGAAAACGGCTGGGACAGGAAGTACGCGACATCCTGCACAACGCCGGACAAACCGCACTCTTAGTCACACACAGCGAACAGGAAGCCGAGCTAATGGCCAGCCATATTGGCTATTTGAAAGCAGGCAAGCTCGATAATATTTCGGTGAACCGAGACGTCTGA
- a CDS encoding PTS glucose transporter subunit IIA, translating to MSHTAADNNATTYTTTAEKIITLVGGIDNIEHIEHCSTRLRLSLYDNSQVNQRELEKVPGVLGVRVNVQCQVIIGSEVMQVYEAVQNLAAGRKETGRAAPAKTNRTAFVIDFIISVFQPLVPAIAGGGVLKSLLLLLDLLGWLTKDSSTYKVLDNIGSAPLYFLPILVGITTAMKLKVNVLVAVSAVSVMVLPAMSKQLADGAEFLSFDLKNVAYASQVFPAILCVIFYAQTEKLFNRYSPSSLRIFLSPMLSLLVTVPVTLLVLGPLGYELGAGLASVILWLYSKLGFVATGLLAAALPFMVASGMHKPMLPYAVSSMSQFGKEMLYLPASLAHNIAESGACMAIALKSKDKTLKSTALSAGISALFGITEPALYGITLLNKKALYSVIAGSLVGGAFIGWMAIEAFALVGPGLASISMFISPENSWNIVYAIAGAVLSFVIAFLSALFLWREEKPATVEESHHTITECQFTSPIEGKVIPLDNVNDEIFSKRIMGDGIAIIPEKGVLYAPANGTIENVFETGHAVSMLTDSGAELIFHIGIDTIKLNGQGFEPKVTAGQQVNTGDILVEFDLDSLIAAGYDPVVMMVITNSERFRVIPEATDVVIHPHTIIMTLKESV from the coding sequence ATGAGCCATACAGCAGCAGATAATAACGCGACAACCTATACCACCACTGCGGAAAAAATCATCACGTTAGTCGGTGGAATTGACAACATTGAGCATATTGAACACTGTTCTACACGGCTACGGCTAAGCCTTTATGACAACAGTCAGGTGAACCAACGCGAGCTGGAAAAGGTACCGGGCGTGCTGGGCGTTCGGGTTAACGTACAGTGTCAGGTGATTATCGGCAGCGAAGTGATGCAGGTGTACGAGGCGGTGCAGAACCTCGCGGCAGGCCGGAAGGAAACAGGCCGTGCCGCGCCAGCAAAAACCAACCGCACGGCTTTTGTTATCGATTTTATCATCAGCGTTTTTCAGCCACTGGTGCCTGCGATTGCCGGTGGCGGCGTGCTCAAGTCGCTGTTACTGCTGCTGGATTTGCTCGGCTGGCTCACCAAAGACAGCTCAACGTATAAAGTGCTGGATAATATCGGCTCCGCCCCGCTCTATTTTCTGCCGATTCTGGTGGGGATCACCACCGCGATGAAGCTGAAAGTGAATGTGCTGGTCGCCGTTTCCGCCGTCTCTGTCATGGTGCTGCCGGCCATGTCTAAACAGTTGGCGGACGGTGCGGAATTTCTCTCCTTCGACCTGAAAAACGTCGCTTACGCGTCGCAGGTTTTCCCTGCGATTCTGTGCGTCATTTTCTATGCGCAAACCGAAAAGCTCTTCAACCGCTATTCACCAAGCTCCCTGCGTATTTTCCTGTCACCGATGCTGTCGCTGTTGGTCACTGTTCCCGTCACACTGCTGGTTCTTGGCCCGCTCGGTTATGAACTCGGTGCGGGTCTGGCTAGCGTGATCCTCTGGCTGTACAGCAAGCTGGGTTTTGTAGCAACGGGATTGCTCGCCGCTGCACTGCCATTCATGGTAGCGTCGGGGATGCATAAGCCCATGCTGCCTTATGCGGTGTCCTCCATGAGCCAGTTTGGTAAGGAAATGCTCTATCTGCCTGCATCACTCGCGCATAACATTGCCGAATCGGGTGCCTGTATGGCGATTGCGCTCAAGAGTAAAGACAAAACGCTAAAATCGACGGCGCTTTCAGCCGGTATTTCCGCCCTGTTCGGCATTACCGAACCCGCGCTGTACGGAATTACGCTACTGAATAAAAAGGCGCTCTACAGCGTGATCGCAGGTAGCCTGGTCGGCGGCGCGTTTATCGGCTGGATGGCGATTGAAGCCTTTGCGCTCGTTGGCCCCGGTCTGGCTAGCATCTCCATGTTTATCTCACCGGAAAACAGCTGGAACATCGTCTATGCCATCGCCGGTGCCGTGCTCTCTTTTGTCATCGCCTTTCTCTCTGCGCTGTTCCTCTGGCGAGAAGAGAAGCCTGCTACCGTAGAAGAAAGTCATCACACGATTACCGAATGCCAGTTCACCAGCCCGATTGAAGGAAAAGTGATTCCGCTGGACAACGTGAATGACGAGATTTTCTCCAAACGGATTATGGGTGACGGCATCGCCATCATCCCAGAGAAAGGCGTGCTTTATGCACCCGCAAACGGCACCATTGAGAACGTATTTGAAACCGGCCACGCCGTCAGCATGCTCACCGACAGCGGCGCTGAACTGATTTTCCATATCGGCATTGATACCATCAAACTCAATGGTCAGGGCTTTGAGCCGAAAGTCACGGCCGGTCAACAGGTTAATACCGGCGATATCCTTGTTGAATTTGACCTCGATAGCCTCATCGCCGCCGGTTACGATCCCGTCGTCATGATGGTTATCACCAACAGCGAGCGCTTTCGCGTGATACCAGAAGCCACTGACGTCGTCATCCATCCCCACACCATCATCATGACCTTAAAGGAGTCTGTGTAA
- the iolE gene encoding myo-inosose-2 dehydratase yields MTVQLGINPLTWTNDDLPSLGADTPLETCLSEGRQAGFTGFELGNKFPRQASVLGPILQAHDLRLVSGWYSGELLTRSVEEEIEAVQGHLALLRDLGATVLVFAEVTGAIHGDQQKPVHLRPRFPEERWPEYGKKLTEFARYTQSQGVQIAYHHHMGTVIESAQDVDNLMEHTGPEVGLLLDTGHFTFAGADPVAVAKRWIHRINHVHCKDIRPDVLKDVKNRKTSFLDAVLSGVFTVPGDGCVDYPAVFSILKAHNYSGWLVVEAEQDPAVAHPLTYATLGYNNLQRFAQQAELI; encoded by the coding sequence ATGACTGTTCAACTTGGTATTAATCCACTCACCTGGACCAATGACGATCTGCCTTCTCTGGGCGCGGACACCCCGCTGGAAACCTGCCTGAGTGAAGGACGGCAGGCCGGTTTTACCGGTTTTGAATTAGGTAATAAATTCCCGCGTCAGGCCAGCGTGCTGGGGCCAATCCTGCAAGCGCACGACTTGCGCTTAGTCTCCGGCTGGTACTCAGGCGAACTGCTCACGCGTTCAGTAGAAGAAGAGATTGAGGCGGTGCAGGGACATCTGGCGCTGTTACGCGATCTCGGTGCGACGGTGTTGGTGTTTGCCGAAGTCACGGGCGCGATTCACGGCGACCAACAGAAACCCGTTCATCTGCGCCCGCGTTTCCCCGAAGAGCGCTGGCCGGAATACGGTAAAAAGCTGACTGAATTTGCGCGCTACACGCAAAGTCAGGGCGTGCAGATTGCCTATCATCACCATATGGGCACGGTGATTGAAAGTGCGCAGGATGTGGATAATCTGATGGAACATACCGGGCCGGAAGTCGGGCTGCTGCTGGATACCGGGCACTTTACGTTCGCGGGTGCCGATCCGGTGGCGGTGGCGAAGCGCTGGATTCACCGCATCAATCACGTTCACTGTAAAGATATTCGCCCTGATGTGCTGAAAGACGTCAAAAACCGCAAGACCAGTTTTCTGGACGCAGTGCTGAGCGGCGTCTTTACCGTGCCGGGCGACGGCTGTGTCGATTACCCAGCGGTGTTCAGCATCCTGAAAGCCCATAACTACAGCGGATGGTTAGTAGTCGAAGCGGAACAGGATCCGGCTGTCGCGCATCCGCTGACGTACGCGACGCTAGGCTACAATAACTTGCAACGTTTCGCCCAGCAGGCGGAATTGATCTGA
- a CDS encoding PRD domain-containing protein: MIKVKKALNNSMLLVDHEHQEMILLGKGIGFGAKPGSLIDVTHVEQVFIPLENLKSRHFLSLTDTIPAAFFDITHEIVTLAQSQYAEKLNSVLFFTLAEHLYFAVERCKTGNHFINKLSWEVKRYYQKEYALGVQAKDRVSVRFNVALPDDEAINIAFHLINAAGSAEIADAHQQVQLVNRLAEIVRYKLNKNIDVNAVDYLRFITHLRYFSERVIARKIAPGRTDDFYQELLKHYPEAMAISWAIRDYVQEKYQMALPKEELTWLTMHISRLAESQTP, encoded by the coding sequence GTGATTAAAGTGAAAAAAGCGTTAAATAACAGCATGCTGTTAGTCGACCATGAACATCAGGAGATGATCCTGTTGGGTAAAGGCATCGGATTTGGTGCCAAACCCGGTTCATTGATTGATGTGACGCACGTTGAGCAGGTTTTCATTCCGCTGGAAAACCTGAAATCACGGCATTTTCTTTCATTGACCGACACGATTCCTGCGGCTTTTTTTGACATTACCCATGAGATCGTCACGCTGGCACAAAGTCAGTACGCTGAAAAGCTGAATTCGGTGCTGTTCTTTACGCTGGCGGAACATCTCTATTTTGCAGTTGAACGCTGTAAAACGGGCAACCACTTCATCAATAAGCTCAGTTGGGAAGTGAAACGCTATTACCAAAAAGAGTACGCCCTCGGCGTGCAGGCAAAAGATCGCGTGTCGGTGCGTTTTAACGTCGCGCTACCCGATGACGAAGCCATCAACATCGCGTTTCACCTCATTAATGCCGCTGGCAGCGCCGAAATTGCCGATGCCCACCAGCAGGTTCAACTGGTGAATCGTCTGGCTGAGATTGTCCGCTACAAATTAAACAAGAATATCGATGTCAACGCCGTCGATTACCTGCGCTTTATCACCCATCTGCGTTATTTCTCCGAACGAGTGATTGCCCGCAAAATCGCACCGGGACGCACGGACGATTTCTATCAGGAACTGCTGAAACACTATCCTGAAGCGATGGCGATCTCTTGGGCCATCAGGGATTACGTGCAGGAAAAATACCAGATGGCCTTGCCGAAAGAAGAGCTTACCTGGCTGACCATGCATATCAGCAGGCTGGCCGAAAGCCAGACGCCATAG
- a CDS encoding iron ABC transporter permease, producing the protein MDSINKTGSSTMRGAFGRPRLFFSPLRIAAVVIALGVLAPLVSLLWLAAGAGVGHWDHLMRYVLPDAALNTLILLVGVGVLVMVIGAGCAWLVTAFDFPGRQFVSWALLLPLAMPTYIVAFAWLDLLHPIGPIQEAIRSVLGYDSPRQFRLPDLRSMTGAILLLGLVLYPYVYLTMRAMFISQPAHLLEAARTLGLSATGTFLHVALPMARPALAVGTSLALLETLNDIGASEFLGVNTLTVTVYTTWVTRSDLPAAAQIACTMLTVVILLLTLEYYGRKNQRYGTSRQMRGILPAPLKGVRAWLATGATALPILLGFIAPALFLAWESAKRLGDSVTISAGLIQSLQNSLLLAVGVTLVVTFVSLIIAWYARHSAIADRSPERRRTLLRIASLGYAVPGTVLAIGMLTPGMATDNFLAELIGYKGLPLLSAGILLVICCAIRFMAIGIGALDAGLTRIPPVMEQASRLLGESEFVTFFRVHLPLLRPALVTSALLVFADAMKELPATLLLRPVNFETLATVLYAEAARGTYEEGAIAALLIVLAGTLPVVLLARSQLKTSVEKE; encoded by the coding sequence TTGGATTCGATCAATAAGACCGGTTCGTCAACCATGCGCGGCGCCTTCGGGCGGCCGCGCCTCTTTTTTTCTCCGCTTCGCATCGCTGCCGTTGTCATTGCTCTCGGCGTACTGGCTCCGCTGGTTTCCCTGCTTTGGCTAGCCGCTGGCGCGGGCGTCGGCCATTGGGATCACCTGATGCGCTACGTGCTGCCCGATGCCGCACTCAACACGCTGATTCTGCTCGTCGGCGTAGGTGTGCTCGTCATGGTGATTGGTGCAGGCTGCGCCTGGCTGGTGACGGCATTTGATTTCCCCGGCAGACAGTTCGTTAGCTGGGCGCTGCTGCTGCCGCTGGCGATGCCAACCTATATTGTCGCTTTTGCCTGGCTCGATCTGCTGCATCCTATAGGGCCGATTCAGGAAGCGATCCGCAGTGTGCTGGGCTATGACAGCCCGCGTCAGTTCCGCCTGCCGGATCTGCGCTCCATGACGGGCGCTATTCTGCTGCTCGGGCTGGTGCTCTATCCGTACGTTTATCTGACGATGCGTGCGATGTTTATCAGCCAGCCCGCACACCTGCTGGAAGCCGCACGCACGCTGGGGTTGAGCGCAACAGGCACCTTCCTGCACGTTGCCCTACCGATGGCGCGCCCTGCGCTGGCCGTTGGCACCAGCCTGGCCTTGCTGGAAACGCTGAATGATATTGGCGCCTCCGAATTCCTTGGGGTCAATACGCTGACCGTGACGGTTTACACCACCTGGGTCACCCGTTCGGATTTACCCGCCGCCGCGCAGATTGCCTGCACGATGCTGACGGTGGTTATCCTGCTGCTGACGCTGGAATATTACGGCCGGAAAAACCAGCGCTACGGCACCAGCCGACAGATGCGTGGCATTCTGCCCGCCCCGCTGAAAGGAGTACGCGCCTGGCTGGCAACCGGTGCGACCGCGTTGCCTATCCTGCTCGGCTTCATCGCCCCCGCCCTCTTTCTGGCATGGGAAAGCGCTAAGCGGCTGGGCGATAGCGTGACGATCTCCGCAGGCCTGATACAGTCATTGCAGAACTCACTTCTGCTGGCCGTTGGCGTCACGCTGGTCGTCACGTTCGTCAGCCTGATTATTGCGTGGTATGCCCGTCATTCCGCCATCGCTGACCGTTCACCGGAACGCCGTCGCACCCTATTGAGAATTGCCTCGCTGGGCTATGCTGTACCCGGTACGGTACTGGCGATTGGCATGCTGACGCCCGGTATGGCGACGGATAATTTTCTCGCTGAATTGATAGGTTATAAGGGATTGCCGCTGCTTTCCGCCGGTATCCTGCTGGTAATCTGCTGCGCCATTCGCTTTATGGCGATTGGGATTGGTGCGCTTGATGCCGGACTGACGCGCATTCCCCCCGTGATGGAACAGGCATCGCGTCTGCTGGGCGAAAGTGAATTCGTCACCTTTTTCCGCGTGCACCTTCCCCTGCTGCGCCCCGCACTGGTGACCAGTGCGCTGCTGGTGTTTGCTGATGCAATGAAAGAGCTCCCCGCTACGCTGCTGCTGCGCCCCGTCAACTTCGAAACATTGGCAACCGTCCTGTATGCCGAAGCCGCCAGAGGCACCTACGAAGAAGGCGCGATTGCCGCACTGCTGATTGTGCTGGCGGGTACGCTCCCCGTTGTCCTGCTGGCTCGCAGCCAGCTAAAAACGTCGGTTGAGAAAGAATGA
- a CDS encoding family 1 glycosylhydrolase has protein sequence MDKNIAFPEHFLWGGAIAANQAEGAWNEDGKGPSVADAITWKPNLDLKNYHAHMALTDENIADALNGKNDAFYPKRRGIDFYHRYQGDLALFAEMGFKVLRVSIAWSRIFPTGEDSAPNEAGLQFYDDLFREMRKHGIEPLVTLSHYEMPLALSEKYNGWVHRNVLDAFVRFSNVCFDRYKDLVRYWLTFNEIDSIHRHPFTTAGIREEKSAPRQAKQDIYQGLHHQFVASALVTRDCHEKIPGSQVGCMLTKLTTYPHSCRPEDVEAALKKNLENYFYADVQVFGEYPPLIKRDLERRGIHLTMQPDDLAILKQHTVDFVSFSYYMSLTESTQPDAERIPGNTVLGVKNPYLPASDWGWQIDPVGLKISLLELYDRYQKPLFIVENGLGAKDVVENGKIHDPYRVDYFRSHFEQMREAIGEGVELMGFTSWGAIDIISAGTSQMSKRYGFIYVDQDDKGNGSLARLRKDSFYWYQKVIATNGADLT, from the coding sequence ATGGATAAAAACATCGCATTCCCGGAACACTTTTTATGGGGCGGCGCGATTGCCGCGAATCAGGCCGAAGGCGCATGGAATGAAGACGGCAAGGGGCCGTCGGTCGCGGACGCCATTACCTGGAAGCCGAATCTCGATCTGAAAAATTACCATGCCCACATGGCGCTGACGGACGAAAATATCGCTGATGCGCTCAACGGAAAAAATGACGCGTTCTACCCCAAACGACGCGGCATCGATTTTTATCACCGCTACCAAGGCGATCTGGCGCTGTTTGCCGAAATGGGCTTCAAGGTGCTGCGCGTCTCTATCGCCTGGTCGCGCATTTTTCCGACCGGAGAAGACAGCGCGCCGAATGAGGCTGGTTTACAGTTTTACGACGATCTGTTCCGCGAGATGCGCAAACACGGCATCGAACCGCTGGTGACGCTTTCACACTACGAAATGCCGCTGGCGCTGAGTGAGAAATACAATGGCTGGGTGCACCGCAACGTGTTGGATGCCTTCGTACGCTTCAGCAATGTCTGCTTCGATCGCTATAAGGATCTCGTGCGCTACTGGCTGACCTTTAACGAGATCGACAGTATCCATCGTCATCCGTTTACCACCGCGGGTATCCGTGAAGAGAAAAGCGCGCCGAGACAGGCCAAGCAGGATATTTATCAGGGGCTGCACCACCAGTTTGTTGCTTCTGCCCTCGTCACCCGCGACTGCCATGAGAAGATCCCAGGCAGCCAGGTCGGTTGCATGCTGACCAAGCTGACGACCTATCCGCATTCCTGCCGCCCGGAAGATGTCGAAGCCGCGCTGAAAAAGAATCTCGAAAACTACTTTTATGCCGATGTGCAGGTGTTCGGTGAATATCCGCCGCTCATTAAGCGCGACCTTGAGCGACGTGGCATTCACCTCACCATGCAGCCCGACGATCTGGCCATTCTTAAGCAACACACCGTTGATTTTGTGTCGTTCAGCTATTACATGTCACTTACCGAGTCCACGCAGCCAGACGCCGAGAGAATCCCGGGGAATACCGTTCTGGGCGTAAAAAACCCGTACCTGCCAGCCTCAGATTGGGGATGGCAGATCGACCCGGTCGGGCTGAAAATCTCCCTGCTGGAGCTTTATGATCGCTACCAGAAGCCGCTGTTTATTGTCGAAAATGGGCTGGGTGCAAAAGACGTTGTCGAAAACGGCAAAATCCACGATCCTTACCGCGTTGACTACTTCCGTTCACATTTCGAGCAAATGCGTGAAGCGATTGGCGAAGGCGTTGAACTGATGGGGTTCACCAGTTGGGGAGCAATTGACATCATCAGCGCGGGCACGTCACAAATGTCCAAACGCTATGGCTTTATCTATGTCGATCAGGATGATAAGGGCAACGGTTCTCTGGCGCGACTGAGGAAGGATTCGTTCTACTGGTATCAGAAAGTCATCGCGACCAATGGTGCCGACCTCACCTGA
- a CDS encoding Fe(3+) ABC transporter substrate-binding protein, translated as MSKMLSVLRKKARLLTLASSLMVAYALPAAAADDSLTLYTTREPGLIQPLLDAFTKETSVKVNTVFIKDGMLERVKAEGQNSPADLLMTVDAGNLIDLVDAGVTQPIQSSALTEAIPAALRDKDNQWFGLSMRSRVLYAEKSLPLTGITYENLADPKWKGKVCIRAGQHPYNTALVAAMIAHHGEAKTETWLRGVKDNLARKATGGDRDVARDILGGICDVGLANSYYVGHMKNAKEGTDARKWGDAIKVVQPTFENGGTHVNISGAAVARHAPHKDQAVKLMEYLVSAPAQQIYAQANYEYPVRKGVTLDSTISSTIGDVTVDSIPLTDIVKFRKQASQLVDKVGFDQ; from the coding sequence ATGTCAAAAATGCTGTCTGTTCTGCGCAAAAAAGCGCGCCTGCTGACATTAGCGTCATCGCTAATGGTTGCCTATGCCCTGCCTGCTGCTGCCGCAGACGACTCTCTGACGCTTTACACCACGCGTGAACCCGGCCTGATTCAGCCGCTGCTGGATGCGTTCACCAAAGAGACGTCGGTTAAAGTTAATACCGTGTTCATCAAGGACGGCATGCTGGAGCGTGTGAAGGCAGAAGGCCAAAACTCACCGGCTGACCTGCTGATGACCGTTGATGCCGGTAACCTGATCGATCTGGTAGACGCCGGTGTCACACAGCCGATTCAGTCCAGTGCATTAACCGAGGCTATCCCGGCAGCGCTGCGTGACAAAGATAACCAATGGTTTGGTCTGTCGATGCGATCTCGCGTGCTCTATGCAGAAAAATCACTGCCGCTGACCGGCATTACTTACGAAAATCTGGCCGATCCGAAATGGAAAGGCAAAGTGTGTATCCGCGCGGGTCAACACCCTTACAATACCGCACTGGTTGCCGCGATGATTGCCCACCACGGTGAAGCCAAAACCGAAACCTGGCTGCGCGGTGTGAAAGACAATCTGGCGCGTAAAGCCACCGGTGGTGACCGCGACGTTGCGCGCGATATCCTCGGCGGCATCTGCGATGTAGGTCTGGCGAACTCTTATTATGTCGGCCACATGAAGAACGCCAAAGAAGGCACCGACGCCCGCAAATGGGGCGATGCCATCAAAGTCGTTCAGCCTACCTTTGAAAACGGCGGCACACACGTCAATATCAGCGGTGCAGCCGTTGCACGTCACGCGCCGCATAAAGATCAAGCCGTGAAATTGATGGAATATCTGGTCTCCGCGCCGGCTCAGCAGATCTACGCACAGGCAAACTATGAATATCCGGTTCGCAAAGGCGTCACGCTGGATTCCACCATTAGCAGCACGATTGGTGACGTTACTGTGGATAGCATTCCGCTAACCGACATCGTTAAATTCCGTAAACAGGCCAGTCAGTTGGTAGATAAAGTTGGATTCGATCAATAA
- a CDS encoding sensor domain-containing diguanylate cyclase yields MTDNLLSHLSNTLRSEASFEGLVRQLLVMLELVTDLESTYLTQVDTEAGFQNILFAHNTKTLNIPEGISVPWHDTLCKRALDEGQSYTPNVAECWGDSEAAQALGIMTYASTPVRMEDGQLYGTLCAASSDHKPLTTKGEQILSLFAQLIAQQVQKEWLVQQLTAANAALHEYSYTDSLTGLLNRRGVFYSLEALFSQAENDHQQALIVFIDLDGFKKINDQFGHEAGDIFLQEVGQRLLAWGNPGDVVGRLGGDEFVFARMVNVAPGENDRVIASFRDDITPLLQGSYSLGKASSLGTVNIDYLGASIGIVTAAPSVEEPDGVIRRADAAMYANKITRKKDQTRAFGVITAQP; encoded by the coding sequence ATGACTGATAATTTGCTTTCTCACCTTTCGAACACATTACGTTCAGAGGCTTCCTTCGAGGGGCTCGTTCGCCAGTTATTAGTTATGCTGGAACTGGTCACCGATCTGGAATCGACCTACCTGACGCAGGTTGACACCGAAGCGGGTTTTCAAAATATCCTGTTTGCTCACAACACGAAAACGCTCAATATTCCTGAAGGGATCTCGGTTCCGTGGCATGACACGCTGTGCAAACGTGCGCTGGACGAAGGGCAAAGTTACACGCCTAACGTGGCCGAATGTTGGGGGGATTCTGAGGCGGCGCAAGCGTTGGGCATTATGACCTATGCCAGTACGCCAGTGCGCATGGAAGACGGGCAGTTATATGGCACCCTCTGCGCTGCAAGCTCCGACCATAAACCGCTGACAACCAAGGGTGAACAGATCCTGAGTTTATTCGCGCAGCTTATTGCTCAGCAGGTGCAAAAAGAGTGGCTGGTGCAGCAATTGACGGCCGCGAATGCCGCATTACATGAATATTCTTACACCGATTCACTGACCGGATTGCTTAATCGCCGCGGCGTGTTTTACTCGCTGGAAGCGCTGTTTTCTCAGGCCGAGAATGACCATCAGCAGGCGCTCATTGTATTCATTGACCTCGATGGCTTTAAGAAAATTAACGACCAGTTTGGCCACGAAGCTGGCGATATCTTCTTGCAAGAGGTGGGGCAGCGTTTGCTGGCGTGGGGGAACCCGGGGGATGTTGTCGGGCGTCTCGGTGGCGATGAATTTGTTTTTGCCCGTATGGTCAACGTTGCGCCTGGAGAGAATGATCGCGTGATTGCTTCCTTCAGAGACGACATTACGCCTTTGTTGCAGGGGAGCTATTCTCTCGGTAAGGCCAGTTCGCTCGGTACGGTCAATATTGACTATTTGGGTGCAAGCATCGGGATTGTCACGGCAGCTCCTTCCGTCGAGGAGCCTGATGGCGTGATTCGCCGGGCTGATGCTGCAATGTACGCCAATAAAATCACGCGAAAAAAAGATCAAACCCGCGCTTTTGGCGTCATCACAGCACAACCGTAA